In the Mytilus galloprovincialis chromosome 10, xbMytGall1.hap1.1, whole genome shotgun sequence genome, one interval contains:
- the LOC143048458 gene encoding uncharacterized protein LOC143048458, producing MRQSIFFLAILPCVFGIFGKKCIVDPIENRWPDMGKICHDPLEYNHMAIEQAILDDQEIQMYLEDASKIYQPAVPYDDPHICPLDIGNPSGPQIVECGSICPSSYTNLTTVWYEYEPGRTTMCNVIRPWQQIVYYMQCGTKYPLVDGMDNSFQCVPEDIIRRKIAVYCPNIVPQCRKMDIDLPQHCAASKFQCRQKKISQQSKLDNLFSSFGW from the exons ATGAGACAAAGTATATTTTTCCTCGCTATTTTGCCATGTGTGTTTGGAATATTTGGAAAGAAATGTATTGTTGATCCCATAGAAAACAGATGGCCGGATATGGGAAAGATATGTCATGATCCGTTAGAATACAATCA TATGGCCATAGAACAGGCTATATTAGACGACCAAGAAATCCAAATGTATTTAGAAGACGCCAGTAAAATATACCAACCAGCTGTTCCTTATGATGACCCACA TATTTGTCCACTTGATATTGGAAATCCCAGTGGACCCCAGATTGTAGAATGTGGCAGTATATGTCCCAGCTCTTACACTAACCTTACAACAGTTTGGTATGAGTACGAACCAGGCAGGACAACCATGTGTAACGTTATTCGACCATGGCAgcaaattgtttattatatgcaATGCGG aaccaAATATCCACTGGTTGATGGTATGGATAACTCATTCCAATGTGTCCCCGAAGATATCATAAGACGTAAAATAGCTGTATATTGTCCaaatattgtaccacaatgtagAAAAATGGATATTGACCTACCACAACACTGTGCTGCTAGCAAATTCCAATGTAGACAGAAAAAGATATCACAACAATCTAAATTAGACAATCTGTTTTCTTCTTTTGGTTGGTAA
- the LOC143048457 gene encoding uncharacterized protein LOC143048457: protein MLQLLLTSAIIAYVSCVPMNVCNNYKYLYDQCLPHRNWICDKPAGYSPLDMRGLRQKLSQSDGSFIHYIKSCSECLGDPAPYGEKIDYVKKPVCREVKVPIEYINKTVYHELTGVAEGFEVCQVILNGPDRNVQKIYRTDCYNGDERKKNNYCRFDYGVFKEYFCRPTNFVYRTMLIDCPLTGLQYYKEKVSTACSCVKVKCLTGEVPGPFNNHGMRQGPVHVQEIRPKSIVRINPGFF from the exons ATG ttgcAACTTCTACTGACTAGTGCCATCATTGCCTATGTTTCGTGTGTACCTATGAATGTATGTAACAACTACAAGTATCTGTATGATCAGTGTCTGCCACACAGGAACTGGATATGTGATAAACCTGCTGGCTATTCCCCTCTCGATAT GCGTGGATTGAGACAAAAATTGTCGCAGAGTGATGGATCATTTATTCACTATATCAAGTCATGCAGTGAGTGTTTaggagatcctgctccatatgg AGAAAAGATAGATTACGTAAAGAAACCTGTTTGTCGTGAAGTTAAAGTACCAATTGAATATATCAACAAAACTGTGTATCATGAACTGACTGGAGTAGCAGAAGGTTTTGAAGTGTGCCAGGTCATACTGAATGGGCCTGATAGAAATGTACAGAAAATATACAGGACAGACTGTTACAACGG AGATGAAAGAAAAAAGAACAACTACTGTAGATTTGACTATGGGGTGTTCAAGGAATATTTTTGTAGACCAACAAATTTTGTGTATAGAACCATGCTCATTGACTGTCCATTAACAGGACTGCAGTACTACAAAGAAAAAGTATCAACAGCATGTAGCTGTGTTAAAGTCAAGTGTTTAACAGGGGAAGTTCCAGGACCATTTAACAATCATGGGATGAGACAGGGACCCGTACACGTTCAAGAAATTAGACCAAAATCAATAGTGAGAATAAATCCAGGCTTCTTTTGA